CCGCTGCCCTGCCGCGCTCTGGCATATGCTGGCGCCCGCCACTTGGCTCACGGGTGCCCACCATGCTGCAACTCTTCATCGCCAACAAAAACTACTCGTCCTGGTCCTTGCGACCCTGGGTGCTGCTGATGCAGCTGCAACTGCCCTTCGAGGAGCGACTGGTGGTGTTCGGCCAGGCGCCGGGCAGCGCCGGAGACTACCGCTTGTTCTCGCCGAGCGGCCGCGTGCCCTGCCTGCATCACGAGGGCCTGACAGTTTGGGACTCCCTGGCCATCGTCGAGTATCTGGCCGAGCTGGACCCGCGGGTCTGGCCGCAGGACCGTGCGGCGCGCGCCTGGGCGCGCAGCGTCTGCGCTGAAATGCACTCCGGATTCCAGCGCCTGCGCGATGTCTGCACCATGAACTGCGGCCTGCGAGTGCAGGTGGGCGATTGGTCGCCCGCCTTGCTGGCCGACTGGCAGCGCATCGAGGCCTTGTGGCTGGAGGGCTTGAAGCGCTTCGGCGGCCCCTACCTCACCGGCCCCGATTTCACGGCTGTGGATGCGTTTTTCGCCCCGGTGGCTTTTCGGGTGCAGAGCTATGGGCCGGCCTTGGGCGAGGCCGCGCAGGCCTATGCCCAGCGATTGCTGCAGCTGCCGGCCATGCAGGACTGGTACCGCGCGGCCCTGGCTGAAACCTGGCGTGATGAAGCGCATGAGGCCGAGGCCCGGGCGGCGGGCCTCTGGCTGCAGGATTTGCGCGCCTCGGCGCCCGCATGAATCTAGGGCGGCCCAGAATCTGGGACGATGCGGGTCTGACCTTCAAGCCTGGAGCCCCGTCCCCGTGAGTGTTTTTTCGCCACCGACCAGTCCATCCGTCAAGCCCGTCGCCACCCCTCTGGATCGGCCCGATCTGGAACAGTTCGCACGCGAAGATGGCGGCTTCCCGCAGGCCTTCATCCGCGCCCTGGCTGCGCTGGCCGCGGCCGACGGTTTTGTCACGCTGGGGGAGTTCGAGCGGGTGTCGGCCTTGGCCGCCCGGCTGCAGGATTCGGCCCTGGGCGCCCACGCGGCCCTGCGGGCGCTGGAGTCGCCCGGCGAGCAAAAAGCCGCCTTTGCTCAGCTCAAGCGCGCCAGCGCCGAGCTGCCCGAGGCCCAGCGCCGCCAGGCCTTCCTGGATGCCCAGCCTCTGCTGCAGTTGCAGGGCGAGCAGGCACACAAGTTTGCGCAGGAGCTGGCGCAAGCCTTGCTGCTGCCCAGCCAGGAGCTTTCGCGCCTGGCCGAGGCGGTGGGCCCGGCGCCCTCGTTGTGGAAAACCGTCAGCCGCCAATCGGCCCGGCTGTTCGGCGGCCGGCCATTGTTGCCGGCGGCGCAGACGGCGGCGCGACTGTCGGGCGACATCGATCTGGCCCTGGGCGTGGGCCGTTACCTGGACGGCGCCAGCAGCGATCAGGTCTTGCAGCAGGGCATGAGCTCCAGCCTGACCGTGCTGGCGCGGCGACTCAGCGAGTTCGAGCGCGGCCTGCAGGCGCCGCCGCCGGAGGCCGGCTCGGCCGCCGCGTACGCGCAGCGGGTGGAGCAGCTGTTCCAGCAGGTGGGT
This region of Paucibacter aquatile genomic DNA includes:
- a CDS encoding glutathione S-transferase family protein; the encoded protein is MLQLFIANKNYSSWSLRPWVLLMQLQLPFEERLVVFGQAPGSAGDYRLFSPSGRVPCLHHEGLTVWDSLAIVEYLAELDPRVWPQDRAARAWARSVCAEMHSGFQRLRDVCTMNCGLRVQVGDWSPALLADWQRIEALWLEGLKRFGGPYLTGPDFTAVDAFFAPVAFRVQSYGPALGEAAQAYAQRLLQLPAMQDWYRAALAETWRDEAHEAEARAAGLWLQDLRASAPA